One Thermoanaerobacter pseudethanolicus ATCC 33223 genomic window, CCCCTAATGCTACTGCTAATAAAGGAGTAGCAACTGTTAAGGCAATAGTTAAAGCTTCTCTTCCTATATCTATAACCATTCCCGTATTCAACTTGTTTCATCTCCTATCTAAAACCTAAAATCAAAGATTTTACAACCAGGTTCCATCCATCCACCAAAATAAAAAGTAACACTTTAAAGGGAAGAGATATCAAAACAGGTGGCAACATAAACATACCCATTGACATTAAAACACTGGCGACTACTATATCAATTATCAAAAAGGGAATGTAAATTATAAAGCCAATTTCAAAAGCAGTTTTTAATTCACTGATGATAAAAGAAGGAATGACCACTCTCATGGGAAGGTCTTCTGCATTATTTACTTTAATTTTAGCTAAACTTACAAAAAGATTTAAATCACTTTGCCTTGTTTGCTTCAACATAAAATTTTTCAATGGTTTGATAGCATTTTGATACGCTTCCTCTTGAGTTATTTTTCCTTCAGTATAAGGTTTAATAGCATTATTGTTGATATCTTGCCCAATTGGTGCCATTATGAATAAAGTGAGAAACAAAGCCAAACCAATTAGTACTTGATTAGGAGGCATTTGCTGTAGCCCCAATGCATTTCTTAAAAAAGATAATACAATCACTATCCGAGTAAAAGAAGTCATCATTATTAAAATAGATGGAGCTAATGTCAAAACTGTTAATAGAAGAACTATTTGTAAACTTGTTGCCATATTTGAAGGAGCTGTCACTGATGAAACCAAATCTCCTAAATTCATTTTTGCTCACCATCTTTTTTAGACAAATATCTGTTTTTTAGCCGTTTTAATCGTTCTATTGAAATATTCAAATTTGTCACAAAATCTTTATCATTAGTTGGAACTTTCATATCTTCTTTATTTATTTCTGTAAGATAAGTTATATTGTTGTTACTCACACCTATAAGAAAAAATTTGTCTCCTACCTTCACTATATATAAACCTTTGTCTCTACCTAAAATAATATAGTCTATCACCTGTAAATTAGTAGAGCGAGTATATCTTAAAGTACTTTGTCCTATAAATCGGGTTATATAGAAAGCCGCTCCAATTACTAAAAGGAAAGCAATTAAATACCATATCAATTGAAAAACATATTCTGTGCCATTAGACACTTTAAGCGCCTCACTTCAACAATTTTTTAATAGCTTCCACTACTCTATCAGGTTGGAAAGGCTTTACGATAAAATCTTTTGCTCCTGCTTGAATTGCCTCGATAACCATAGCCTGTTGCCCCATAGCAGAGCACATTATTATTTTTGCATTGGGATCCTTTGCACGGATTGCCTTTACTGCTTGTATTCCATCCATTTCCGGCATAGTAATATCCATAATAACCAGATCTGGATTTTCTTGAAAATATTTTTCTACTGCTACAGCACCATTTTCGGCTTCTACTACACTCCCTAAATTGTTTTTTGAAATAATATCTTTAATCATCATCCTCATAAAAGCAGCATCGTCAACTATCATTATTTTGCTCACAAATGATTCCTCCTCATCTTTATTCTATATTGCTAATTCTTTTGCTTTGATGAACAATATCTATAATTCTAACCCCAAAATTCTCATCAATTACCACTACTTCCCCTTTAGCTATGTACTTTCCATTTGCCAAAATATCTACTGGCTCACCTGCCAATTTATCCAATTCAATAATAGAACCTTCACTTAATTCTAAAATATCTTTTATAAGTTTTTTAGTCTTGCCTAATTCGACAGTAATAGTAAGAGGAACATCTAAAATTAAATCTAAATTTTCTTTATCTTTTTTGCCTTTAG contains:
- the fliO gene encoding flagellar biosynthetic protein FliO, coding for MSNGTEYVFQLIWYLIAFLLVIGAAFYITRFIGQSTLRYTRSTNLQVIDYIILGRDKGLYIVKVGDKFFLIGVSNNNITYLTEINKEDMKVPTNDKDFVTNLNISIERLKRLKNRYLSKKDGEQK
- a CDS encoding response regulator; the protein is MSKIMIVDDAAFMRMMIKDIISKNNLGSVVEAENGAVAVEKYFQENPDLVIMDITMPEMDGIQAVKAIRAKDPNAKIIMCSAMGQQAMVIEAIQAGAKDFIVKPFQPDRVVEAIKKLLK
- the fliP gene encoding flagellar type III secretion system pore protein FliP (The bacterial flagellar biogenesis protein FliP forms a type III secretion system (T3SS)-type pore required for flagellar assembly.) — protein: MNLGDLVSSVTAPSNMATSLQIVLLLTVLTLAPSILIMMTSFTRIVIVLSFLRNALGLQQMPPNQVLIGLALFLTLFIMAPIGQDINNNAIKPYTEGKITQEEAYQNAIKPLKNFMLKQTRQSDLNLFVSLAKIKVNNAEDLPMRVVIPSFIISELKTAFEIGFIIYIPFLIIDIVVASVLMSMGMFMLPPVLISLPFKVLLFILVDGWNLVVKSLILGFR